The Meleagris gallopavo isolate NT-WF06-2002-E0010 breed Aviagen turkey brand Nicholas breeding stock unplaced genomic scaffold, Turkey_5.1 ChrUn_random_7180001869621, whole genome shotgun sequence genomic interval TGGTTCCCCATGGACCTCCACGGTCCTCCAAAACTCTATGGTTCCTCACGGACCCCCAAAGCAATGAACTCTATGGTTCTCTATGGACCTTCATGGTCCTCCAGAACTCTATGGTTCCCCACGGACCGCCGAAGCCACAATCTCTATGGTTTTCCTTGCAACTCTATGATCTCCCCATCGAGCCCAATGGCCACGGGCTCCCCTTCCTCCGGAACCCCAACATCTTGGTGGGGCAGAATGACCTGACGGCCCTCAGCCACCTCCATGAACCTGCAATGCTGCACAACCTCAGGGTTCATTTCTTGGAGTCCAATCTCATCTATACTTACTGTGGTGAGTAGGGAATGGGGCTGGAGGACTTGGATTTGGGCTGG includes:
- the LOC104916099 gene encoding unconventional myosin-Vb-like → MADAQLYCKSTRVWILDPEEVWKSAEITQDYKEGDRSLHLQLEDGTVRKVLQNSMVPHGPPRSSKTLWFLTDPQSNELYGSLWTFMVLQNSMVPHGPPKPQSLWFSLQLYDLPIEPNGHGLPFLRNPNILVGQNDLTALSHLHEPAMLHNLRVHFLESNLIYTYCGE